A genome region from Cryptomeria japonica unplaced genomic scaffold, Sugi_1.0 HiC_scaffold_12, whole genome shotgun sequence includes the following:
- the LOC131860467 gene encoding BURP domain-containing protein 3-like has translation MAASLVLSSSVAAIRAAHLQGERVSWTPSMAYWHEKLPTTPMPEALKELISANDEKVEVNVGKGGVKVNVGMPPRKVGTQKQAKGVGRCVAGINYAAITQMPRDISLCMLLLEKDLVGGTKVPLTFLHESIPNSHQKYFLPRAVADEIPFSSDKLSVALKELNIAPDSITALAMKETLQDCESPAMKGETKFCPTSLEAMIDFTTSKLGSNRLTVLATNFSKTSKSVRQEYTITGVKYESKEDKAVYYCHSSQYPYAVYLCHDLQGTRTARVWVKGEDGSTVEAAAICHTKTSSWNPDNMVFQVLNVKPGAASICHLARQGDVLWLTAD, from the exons ATGGCGGCTTCCCTCGTCTTAAGCTCA TCAGTAGCAGCTATCCGAGCGGCGCATTTGCAGGGTGAAAGGGTCTCTTGGACTCCGAGTATGGCGTACTGGCACGAGAAGCTGCCCACAACACCCATGCCAGAAGCTCTGAAGGAACTCATCTCAGCCAACGATGAGAAAGTGGAGGTGAACGTGGGCAAGGGAGGAGTGAAGGTGAACGTGGGGATGCCTCCGAGAAAAGTTGGGACGCAAAAACAGGCAAAAGGAGTTGGGAGGTGCGTCGCGGGCATCAATTACGCTGCAATTACGCAAATGCCAAGGGACATATCGCTGTGCATGCTTCTGCTGGAGAAAGATTTGGTAGGCGGAACCAAAGTGCCTCTCACCTTTCTGCACGAAAGCATTCCCAATTCTCATCAGAAGTATTTTCTTCCACGCGCCGTTGCAGACGAAATCCCTTTCTCCTCCGACAAGCTTTCCGTAGCGTTGAAGGAGCTCAACATAGCGCCAGATTCCATCACGGCCCTGGCTATGAAGGAGACTTTACAAGATTGTGAAAGTCCTGCTATGAAGGGCGAAACCAAATTCTGCCCAACATCGTTGGAGGCCATGATTGATTTCACCACGTCGAAGCTGGGAAGCAATCGCTTGACTGTGCTGGCGACGAATTTTTCAAAGACGTCAAAATCTGTAAGGCAGGAGTATACCATTACGGGAGTGAAATACGAGAGCAAAGAAGACAAGGCAGTGTATTACTGCCACAGTTCACAATATCCATATGCGGTGTATCTCTGCCACGATCTGCAAGGTACGAGGACCGCAAGAGTTTGGGTGAAGGGCGAAGATGGCAGCACGGTGGAGGCGGCAGCCATCTGTCACACGAAAACCAGTTCCTGGAATCCTGACAACATGGTATTCCAGGTGTTGAACGTGAAGCCTGGTGCCGCTTCTATCTGTCATCTCGCTCGCCAAGGGGACGTTTTGTGGCTCACAGCTGACTGA